The following are from one region of the Acidobacteriota bacterium genome:
- a CDS encoding BlaI/MecI/CopY family transcriptional regulator: MKTPRPESLSRRERQIMDALFARGEGTVADVMQDLPDPPGYSAVRAMLRILEHKGHLTHRQDGARYVYVPVREREEAGRSAARHLLRTFFDGSPAEAAAALLDAADRPLTETEYETLRRLIEKAHKEGR; the protein is encoded by the coding sequence ATGAAGACACCCCGACCCGAAAGCTTGTCCCGGCGCGAACGGCAGATCATGGACGCCCTCTTCGCCCGGGGCGAGGGCACCGTGGCCGACGTGATGCAGGACCTGCCGGACCCGCCGGGGTACTCGGCGGTCCGGGCCATGCTCCGGATCCTGGAGCACAAGGGGCACCTCACCCACCGGCAGGACGGCGCCCGCTACGTGTACGTCCCCGTCCGGGAGCGGGAGGAGGCGGGGCGGTCCGCCGCCCGCCACCTGCTCCGGACCTTCTTCGACGGGTCGCCGGCGGAGGCCGCGGCCGCCCTGCTGGACGCCGCGGACCGCCCCCTCACGGAAACGGAGTACGAAACGCTTCGCCGCCTCATCGAGAAGGCGCACAAGGAGGGACGATGA